GGTCTTTTCTACTTTTCAAATAGACTCTTTGAATACTTAGGCTGTGATGACGTTTTTTAACGGTCATCAATATCGTAAATCCagaaaagttttttatatttaattttttttttttaaacgtatgtacatttataacactatacatagtattatattacctttgcatcaaataaataataaaaaaaaaaaaaactagctaAGGGGGTGAcggtaaaaatgacatctttctctcttctgactgccgttatcaatcgctttctattttgttttttcctctttttgaaagttgtgaaaacacaaTTGTGGAGTTTGTTTTATGCTATTTGtgcaaatggaaacacaaaaaaatatatttaatgaagtcTCTCATTTACTGCTATGAAAGTTAACCCAACTATGACGGcttccgcttctgagaaaccaggaaatgtgaaaaggacggcatttactttactttaaacctatatatatatatatatatatatatatatatatatatatatataacgtaATTAGCCCTACTTTACTGTTTTATCTGCAAgtgacaaatatttttaaggtgttaaataaatgtgtaaaataatgACTGagtaaaatattctattttaaaaattattccTACTTTACTGTGACGTACAGTTTTAAAGCTGTAAAAAATGTTCGCACAATATCAAattgaaatgtgaaaaaatatcaaataaatgtatatttatttttttgctctgaaaaaaataaataaaataagcaggacttattctgatgtattgaaaaacaacaataattcAAAGCTGTATTACACTTAATTGTTTTGATGCTTGAAAACCCTTTTtcggaaataaacacaattacaTGAATGAAACATTTGATTGAGAAACCAAGAAATTGCTATTAAACTAATGAAATAACATAATGATGTAAAAAAGTTTATGCAGTGTTTGCATTAGAACATTTCCTGGTTGTAAACGGAAGTACCGTAAATAATCGTAATTTCgcgcattttatatatatttgccGAATCAAAACTCTTTCAATGAAGGCATattaattgtttaatatttattcgcTATTCAGTGTTACTCTGTTCAGAGCAGTATGATGTAATTATatagttgttcatttaacagACAGTTCATATTAAGTGAGCGTTTTTCTCTGCAGTTATGGTAGTTACTGACGTCATGTAGCCACAGAGAGATAGCTTTGAGGTATATGGTTTATTTGAGCAGATAATTGCTTCGTATTGAAAGAAACGGTCTGCTGCCTGATGCGACTGGGAAAAACTAATTGATTTGCAACAAAAATGGCcacaaaagtaaacaaaaacgGTAAGCGACCGCTGCAACAAGACAGTCATGAGGACAATTCCATCACAAAAGTAAGAAAAGTCAACTTGGACGATTCAAGACACATCGCTGCTGTTATTCTCGCCCGTGGAGGAAGCAAAGCCATCCCTCTGAAGAACATAAAGAAGCTGGCAGGTGTTCCTCTGATCGGATGGGTGATCAGAGCAGCGCTGGACTCGGAGGTCTTTGACAGGTAGAGTGTCACCTCACTCAGTGATTGGTTGTATTGTATAacacaatattacaatattgtgtcCTGTGCATGCTTTTGCAGTGTTTGGGTGTCCACTGATCATGATGAGATTGAGAGAGTGGCCAGGGCTTGGGGTGCTGAAGTGCACAGGAGGAGTCCAGAGGTGTCCAAAGACACTTCGAGCTCACTGGACACCATTCGGGAGTTCAGCAGACAGAACCCAGGTTGGAAATCAAGCTTTGTTGCAACCAAATTCCATTGCGTGGAATAATTATGTATAGGGGGTTGTAACTAGAGCTTGTAAAACAAGTGTGTCCACTCATCCAGCAACAGGAAAGAAGCCACGTAAACCAGTTTAAATGTTGAAGTTGTGTCACTTCTGGTTGCATACCAGGAAGGTTTCACCTACCATGCCTTTATTTGTATTGTGAACGAAACCTGAAAAACCAACTCTGCAGCTGAAACAATTTCATGCAATTACGCAGAAGAATGTTTGCAATAAAATCTCTTTACCATGggagtaatgtttttttttaatttaaaatatgggTTTGAGTCAGTATATTTAGTCCTTGTGACAAAGACGTACAGCTTATTCCTCAAGGTCGCAATCTTCAAAACCTTGTTAGATTCAGACTGTTTTCCAAAATATAGAGATAAGGTGAACATTCTGACATTAAACAATATTCTCCTTTAACCTCTGAGGGTCTGGAGTGTGTTAATAGTAAATGGTGGAGCTCagaaatcccccccccccccccccccctgaTTGATCAAATTGAATGTTCTTGCACAGATGTGGGGGTCATCTGTAACATCCAGGCCACATCTCCATGTCTGCACCCTTTCCATCTCAAAGAGGCTCTGGAGTTCATTACCAAGCAAGGGTATGATTCTGTCTTCTCTGTGGTCCGGCGACACCATTTCCGATGGAAAGAGGTCGAGAAACAAGGTCTGTTGAAGTGCAAAATGTTCAGTATCAGTGTtcagtacttttattcagcaaggattcaAGACATTGatctaaagtgacagtaaagacattatagcctggtttcacagacagggcgtagcctaagccaggattagggcTTAGTTCAATTAAGTAActtttatatacatacactagtaaaaaacattactggtgttcTTCtcgagacaaaacaatggctctgacatattttagGATTTGTccgtacaagttgctttcagttaaaatagctcaaacatgcattttagtctgggactagcttaagccctgtctgtgaaaccgggggttactgacatttatgttacaaaagattactaTTTCAAAAGATTACTTTGATTCTTTCTACTCATCTAAAAATCTTGAAAGCATATTCTTCAGCAGCAaaccagcatattagaatgttttctgaaggagactctaaagttttatttaaattacagACGGCCTATTCTTTGTTTTCAGGGAACATCTGTGCTGAAGCGCAGAACCTGGACCCAGCTAAAAGGCCGCGCCGTCAGGACTGGGACGGAGAGCTGTGTGAAAATGGCTCCTTTTACTTTGCAACCAAAGGACTCATTGAAAAAAGTCTTCTTCAGGTAAAATTTTGGTCTTAAAAATCTGAGTCACACAATATGTGGCCAAAAAAGCTTGACAGAAAAATCCATAGGCAAGAAATAATATACTTCATATCCTTAATCAGATTGTGATTTTGTTGTTACATTTCACAGGGTGGAAAAACCAGGTTATATGAGATGGACCCAAAGTACAGCGTGGATATTGATATTGACATAGACTGGCCCGTAGCTGAACAGAGAGTGATGAGGTGAAGAAACAAATAAAACCTTTATTGTCTGCAACTGCCTgtaaattacacattattactattttaaagggttagtttacccaaaaatgacatttctgtaattaattactcgccctcatgtcgtcccaaacccttacccctttgttcatcttctgaacacatattatatattatatttttgatgGAATCCAagttttttatcccccatagaaagaaACGCAagtaccacattcaaggtccagtaaagacatcgttaaaatagtcaacgtgactaccgtggttcaaccttaatgtcatGAAGTGACGAGCATACTCTGTgcacaaaagcaaaacaaaaatattgaatttattgaacaatttcttctaatctgtgtcattctcctacactaTTTATGTTGCAGCgattccaggttctacatcagaatgccggctcagtattggccggctcctgtaTCAGCATCACATGAATAcgttgtgctgctcacgtgaacagcgtcgccaatactgagtcgcttcataacattaaggttgaaccattgtagtcacgttgactgttttaattatgtttttactacttttctggaccttaaatgtGGCACATTGCTCtctatggaggataaaaaaagaacctctcagatttcatcaaaaatttcttaatttatgtttgaagatgaacgaatctcttgtgaatgtggaacgacatgaggtgagtaattaatgacagaattttcattttagggtgaactaaccccccCTCGTAATTAAACATGTGTAGCTGACTCTCTAATGTGACGCCTTGCCAATAAAAGGCTTGTGTTTGAAGTCCTTAAGCAACTTTATGTTAGCAAACAACCACATTGCAGAGTGCAAAGTCTGAACTTAAGCAAACTGTTTATGGGTGTGTATATGTGATACAGCTTTGGTTACTTCGGTAAGAACAAACCTAAAGTTGTGAAGCTCCTGCTGTGCAACGTGTCAGGATGTTTGACAGACTGGCAGATCAACATCTCAGCGAATAAAGAGGAGGAGATGGTGTCCATCAACATCAGAGACCAGGCCGGTATCAACATGCTGATGAAAGAGGGAGTGGAGGTGATTATGTTTGGAAACCTTGTGTTACCCACCCCCGACCTTAACCTACCCCCGCTCAACAATAGACCCCTCTTTTGTCTTTGCCTCAtcgtatcccatcatgcatctGAGATGCctcttgtttttgtcttttaacTATATAAAACTTtgttataaaatgcacaacttgatatttcactttttaataCAGCTATTTCTTAACAGTTTACATCTAGTTTTGTGCAGTTTGATGATCTTTAGTAAGTTTTGCTGGTCTCACCATTCATGATCACAGAGGCTCAGATGCACAAGTACTCTGATGTCTCCTCTGGCCAGTTATCCTTGCGCAGTGGCAGTATCGTAGCCTATGAGGTTTATCCGAGGCGCGATTATTGCTAATTGAAAACTTTACCCAATACCCCGCCGTGACGACTTGAAATATAGTCGGCACTGGCAATTTTTGGCAGTTTCTACGGAGACTGATCTATTAGTTAAAGAAAGACATAGCATTGTTGAGGAAATGTGAAAATGCATTTCTCTTTTAGAAAcagtatacatacatacacaatcTGACAAAGAGAAgattaaaatgttataataaataaaatcaatagaaaataattgaaaaagaaatatatatatatatatgtgtatacaaTTAAAGTTAATACATTGATTCTGTTAAGCAGCAGTACACATACATgcacaaaaaacagtaacaaagGCATTTACATATACATCTCAATCTCATTTATTATTCAATCTCATTATTAAAGTATTaaccatttaatttatttattttttataaataatttatatgtgTGTtcagcagggcttgacattaacttttttgctcttTGCTCAATCATGTTACTAgacactcagcattttcactgttttgacatcgataccaaaaactgccatatagatatttttaatattctctcataatttggcagcaggtatattaggctgctgttactttaagacctgacacacggatccattatactgtttgacggcattttgacattatattgtgtgtatttgactgtttaagagCAAAAAGCAGCGAAAAAggactcaatttagtactgagaggcggctttattatattaaatctgCAGGAATGAGTTCAATTATGCGCAATACGTGCAATCCCACACCGAAATTCAAACCCTGTAACACCAATAATATTCATCCAgagcaaatgaaatgagtgagtgaggggaggcgggtttgtgtcTCAActtgctgtcagagagtgagaAATTATTCGTGTATCTATTCTgcagaaaatgagtattggaagcgtttcagatatttcagtattgatatgcattgaaaaaacagtatttttgacaacacaaCATTCCATTTAGTTTATTATATCAGATGCCTTtgtaaaagactacaattgaaaaaaagtttattatatctaaaattcaacctgccaaagtggctagtaggagtgactgtgttacatgccactgctgaaatcaacccgcatttggcgggttggtgggtgttaatgtcaagccctggtgtttagtgttttttttcccctctcatCTCCTATAGGTTATTTTGATAGAAAAAAACCCCATATCAAAAGCCTTAGCTGACAAACTCTCCAAGAGGATGGGCTGTCAAGTTCTGCTCGAAGTGAATTACAAACTGAAACAGGTGAAGGAACTCATGAAGAAGAAAGGGCTGGAATGGAAAGAGGTTGCATACTTGGGTGAGTCAAGTGCTCTAAGTTTCTCCCAGTTACATCAGCCGAATGCCATAATCTGTAACACCATGGTCTGTCTTAGGATAgggacacaccaaaccgacgccaAAGAACTGCACCGCCTTGACTTGTTTGCTCACTGTTTTGCTGTTATTCTCACACTTCGACTCGTTCACTAAACTGAACAGCCAGTCAGTTCTCTCTCTCGCTCGACGCTGATTCTACATACTGAATCGGCCCCCAAAAAAACCCTGACATCGTCCGACTAGAGCCACTGGTTCAGAACACAATgggaaaacttagtcggccgacgctTAAAAACAGTCCGattgtcggcttggtgtgtcctGGGCTTTATAATACAGCATCAAAAGATTGTACCACAATATTAACTATGAATACTAAAAGCTATTACTTTTATCTTGTTATTGtgataatacaataataatcttttattaGAATGACTTAAAAGAGCTctatgtagaattcagaaacgcTTGTTATTAGTGACACTAGTggtcctgtgatgcaaagctgaattttcagcatcattactccagtcttcagtgtcacatgatccttcagaaatcattctaatatgctgatctgctgctcaagaaacatttaatgtgtacaattgtgcaaaatatttgtgtacaatattttttttcagaattatttgatggatagaaagttcaaaagaacagtgtttatctgaaatctaatcttttgtaacattataaatgtctttactgccacttttgattgatttaatgcatccttgctgaataaaagtattcatttctttaatttcttttcaaaaaaataaaaataaaaattcttactgaccccaaacttttgaacggtagtgtataatgctacagaagctttgtatttcagataaatgctgttcttttgaactttctattcatcaaggaatcctgaaaaaaaaaaagtacacaactgttttcaacattgaaaataatcataaatgtttattgagcagcaaatcagcatattagaataatttctgaaggatcatgtgacactgaagactggagtaacgatgctgaaaattcagctttgcatcacaggaataaattactttgtcaaatatatttaaatagtacacagttattttaaattgtaataatatttcacaatattactgtttattattactgtttactcaaatttactgtatttttaattaaataaatgtagccttggtgagcagacgaaacttcttttaaaaacattaaaaatcgtagtggttccaaacttttggactgtactgtacaacGTGAGTCAAGACCCTGATATACTCAcagcaaagttctttttcgttctttgaTTAGAAGTAAAAAGTTGGAAACATCTTTGCTGCAATGAACATCCTGAGAGTGGCATTCGGATGAATATGTGAATATGTGCTGCATGCTTTCCtcttaataacaaaataaacacacaacaaaaatgacagcagtgagaaagtggcagttaagaaagcatctgataaTTGCGATGTGGATATGTTGGCACAGCTCACCGATTCACCAGCATCATGACAGCAGGTAGACTGTTACGATAGTTTgattataaaatttattttattgggACTATAGACTATAGATCTGGTTATGTcacattctttttctttttcacacCAAAATTTTCCCGGCATGATTTCTTTacataaaaatcagtctacTGGCTTTAATAGACAACCTAGGAAGTTGGGGAAAGGTCtcattttttatgtttcattacaagctgttttgttacaaaaatgtaatacatgaaaattcttCAATATAGCCTCTTTAAAAAGGAATATACTTCTTTGTCTGTGTCCCAACATCTTTGTATCAGGCAATGATGACCAAGATGTAAAGTACCTGAACCGGGCAGGGCTAAGCGCAGTACCCCTGGATGCCCCGGTGCCACTCAACGCTGCCAAGTACTCTTGCAACTGCACGGCAGGTCGCGGGGCCGTGC
Above is a genomic segment from Megalobrama amblycephala isolate DHTTF-2021 linkage group LG14, ASM1881202v1, whole genome shotgun sequence containing:
- the cmasa gene encoding N-acylneuraminate cytidylyltransferase A; its protein translation is MATKVNKNGKRPLQQDSHEDNSITKVRKVNLDDSRHIAAVILARGGSKAIPLKNIKKLAGVPLIGWVIRAALDSEVFDSVWVSTDHDEIERVARAWGAEVHRRSPEVSKDTSSSLDTIREFSRQNPDVGVICNIQATSPCLHPFHLKEALEFITKQGYDSVFSVVRRHHFRWKEVEKQGNICAEAQNLDPAKRPRRQDWDGELCENGSFYFATKGLIEKSLLQGGKTRLYEMDPKYSVDIDIDIDWPVAEQRVMSFGYFGKNKPKVVKLLLCNVSGCLTDWQINISANKEEEMVSINIRDQAGINMLMKEGVEVILIEKNPISKALADKLSKRMGCQVLLEVNYKLKQVKELMKKKGLEWKEVAYLGNDDQDVKYLNRAGLSAVPLDAPVPLNAAKYSCNCTAGRGAVREFAEHILRLKKNTMSQMGQDGNCTYEDCPIDNRCE